TCGACCGGGCGACGGGCGTGCTGATGGCGGCGGAGGTGTGCACGGCGGAGGAGGCGTGGGGGATCCTGCGGGAGACCTCGCAGCGGGCGAACGTGAAGCTGCGGCTGGTGGCGCGGGCGGTCGTCAGGAGCGTGGACGGCCCGCCCCCGGAGGAGCCGGTGCTGTCGGCCCTGCGGTTCGCCCTCCTGCGGCACCGCCGCACCTGACCCGGTCGGTCCGGTGCTCGCCGGGAGCTCCTTGCCATTTCGTAGTCGTGATGATTACAGTCCTCTACTGTAATCATCATTGCTACGGATTGGTGTGATCATGATCGGCATCACGGGTGCGTCCGGCTCCCTCGGACGCGCCACCGCCGAACTGGTGCTGCGTACCGTCGACCCCCGCGAGGTGGTCCTCACCACGCGGACGCCACAGGCGCTCGCCGACCTCGCCGACCGCGGTGCGCGGGTGAGGCGGGCCGACTTCGGCGACCCGCGCACCCTGGAGGCGGCGTTCGCCGGTGTCGAACGGCTGCTGCTCATCTCCACCGACGCGGTGGGCTCCCGCCTCGACCAGCAGCGGGCCGCCCTCGCGGCGGCGGCCGGGGCAGGGGTCTCCTACGTGGCGTACACCTCCGTTCCCGAGCCGGTGTCCGCCAACCCCGCGGTGGTGGTGGCCGACCACGCCGGAACGGAGCGGGCGCTGCGGGAGAGCGGACTGCGCTGGACCGCCCTGCGCAACAACCTGTACGCGCACATGCAGGTGTCCGTCGTGGAACAGGCCGCCGCCACGGGCCGTCTGATGACCAACAGCGGCAGCGGCGCGGCGGCGTACGTCACCCGGGAGGACTGCGCGGCGGTGGCCGCCGAAATCCTCACCCGGGGCGGGTACGAGAACCAGGCCGTGGACGTCACCGGTCCGGAGGCGGTCGGTGCCCTCGATCTGCTGCGTCTCGCCCGTGACCTCGGCGGCCGTGACGTCGAACTCGTGGACGTCGACGACCACGCGTTCGCCGTCGCACTGGGCAGTGCGGGCCTGCCGGAGCCGGTCGCGGACCTCGTGACCTCGTTCGGTGCGGCCACGCGCGGCGGGTTCCTCGCCGGGGTCAGCGGGGTGGTGGCCGACGTGACCGGCCGCGCCCCGCGCCCCCTCGCGGACCTGGTGCGCACGGCCCGGACCTCCTGACCCGATGACGACGGAGAACGCGGTGGTTCCCCGGGCCGGCGACGGGGCCGGGGCCGGGGCAGGCCACAGGGTCCGGGTGCTGGTGATCCTCGCGAGCCTCAGCGCCCTCGGCCCGGTGTCCATCGACGCGTACATCCCCGGTCTGCCCCGGCTCGCCGAGAGCCTGCACAGTCCGGCATGGGCGGTCCAGCTCACCGTCACCGCCTGCCTGGCGGGCCTGGCCGTCGGCCAGCTGGTGGCCGGTCCGCTGAGCGACGCGCTGGGCCGGCGGCGGCCCCTGCTGTACGGGCTGAGCCTCTACACCGGGGCGGGGCTGCTGTGCGGCCTCGCCCCGACGATCTGGCTGCTCGTCGTGCTGCGCGCGGCGCAGGGACTCGGCGGGGCCTTCGCCCTGGTGATCGCCTACGCGTACGTCAGCGACCTGCACGAGGGGAAGGCGGCGGCGCGCTACTTCTCCCTGCTCACGCTCGTCACCGGCCTGGCCCCGGTGCTCGCCCCGCTCGTCGGGGCGCAACTCCTCCAGGCGTGGGGCTGGCGGGCGGTCTTCGTGGCGACCTCCGTGCTCAGCGCCCTCGTCCTCGCCGCGGGCGCGGGGTCGCTGCCGGAGAGCCACCCGCCGCATCTGCGCCAGGAACGGTCCTGGCGCCGGGCGGGCCCGGTCTACGGCCGTCTGCTGCGCGACCGTTCCCTGCTCGGCCCCGTCCTCGCCAACGCCCTGTCGTTCGCGGTGATGTTCGCGTACATCGCGGGCTCCCCGTTCGTCCTGCAGAGCCTGTACGGACTCGGTGCCGGGCAGTACAGCCTGGTGTTCGCGGTGAACGCGTGCGGACTCGTCGCCGCCGCGGGGGTGAGCGGCGTCCTCGTCGGCCGCCTCGGTGCCCGGTCCCTGCTGCGTGCCGGGGTGACCGGTTCGGCCGCCGCGAGCGTCGTCCTGCTCGTCCTCGCGCTCGCCGGCGCGGGGCTGTGGCCGGTCCTCGCGGCGCTGTTCGTGGCGATCGCCCACGTCGGACTGGTGCTGCCGAACGCGCCCGCGCTGGTGCTGCGGCAGCGCGGCTCCCACGCCGGCGCGGCGGCGGCGCTCCTCGGCTGCGGCCAGTTCCTGTTCGGGGGGCTCGCCGCACCGCTCGTGGGGCTCCCGGACGCGCACGACGCCGTACCCATGGCCACGGTCATGGCCGCGCTCGCCCTGGCGGCCCTGGTCGTGTTCGTCACCCTGACCCCCGCCGCCACGACAGAGCCGCACCTCCGAACGAGCGGCGACCTGCCCTGAAGGGGCGGCGGGGGCGGGGAGACCTGCTCCGCAGACCTACTCCGCGACCGCGAAGCGCTCCCAGACGCGGTGGGTGGCCAGGAGCTGCGTCACCTCGGCGAGGGCCGCCGGGCCGTCGGCGGCCGTCACGACGCCGGCCGCCCCGGCGGGGATGCCCGCCGCCTCCAGCACGGCCTGCCCGCCGCCCCAGACGGCGATCGCCTTCCCGTGCCGGAACGCCTCGTCCAGCAACAGCAGCACCCGGGGGTCCGTCGCCGCCCCGGCCGCCGGCTCCGCCGCCTTCGCGTCCCGGGCGCCGAAGGCGTCGGCGCCCACTCCCGGCACCCCGGCCACCAGCACCGCGTCGAACTCGATCGACCGCGCGGTGGCGAACGTGCGCTGCACGGTGACCGGTTCGGCGCCCTCGGCGTCCAGCTTGCCGCCCGCCGGGGCGACGACCAGCGGCACCATGCCGCCGTCGAGCACGGCCTGCCGTACCGCGCGCACACCGTCCAGGTCGCCCTGCCCGTCGGTGACGACGGCGATCATCCGGCCGTCCGTCGGCCAGCTCCGCCCCACCTGGGACAGGGCCGGGCTCGGCTCGACCTCCTCCAGGGCCACCGTCGGCGCCGGCGCGGGCAGCCCGAGCCCGGCGGCGACCGGCGCGCACAGCTCCGGGTCGATGTTGGCCAGCACCTGCAGTCCGCGCTCCTTGACCGCCTGCTCGTAGCACTTGCCGAGCTCGAAGGTGTACGCCGAGACGATGTGTTCCCGCTCCACCGGGCTCATGCTCCGCCAGAACCTGCGCGGCTGGCTGAAGTGGTCCGCGAACGTCTCCGGAGCCTCGCGGACCTTCTTCGACTGCGGCACCGTCACCGGCACCTCGACGAACGCCCCGTTGTCCGCGCCCGCGGTGAACGGGCAGCCCCCGTCGAGCGAGTTGGGCCGGTACGGGGCCACCCCCGTGTGCACGGCGTCCTGGTGGAAGCCGTCCCGCAGCATGTCGTTGACCGGCGCGTGCGTGCGGTTGATCGGGATCTGCGCGAAGTTGGGGCCGGCGAGCCGGGTGATCTGCGTGTCCAGGTACGAGAACAGCCGCCCCGCAAGGAGCGGGTCGTCGGTGACGTCGATGCCCGGCACCAGATGGCCCGGGTGGAACGCGACCTGCTCCGTCTCCGCGAAGTAGTTCGACGGGTTCCGGTTCAGCGTCAGCAGCCCGATCGGCTGCACCGGCGCCAGCTCCTCGGGGACGATGTTCGTCGGATCGAGCAGATCGATCCCCTCGAACATCTGCTC
The DNA window shown above is from Streptomyces sp. NBC_00670 and carries:
- a CDS encoding NAD(P)H-binding protein — protein: MIGITGASGSLGRATAELVLRTVDPREVVLTTRTPQALADLADRGARVRRADFGDPRTLEAAFAGVERLLLISTDAVGSRLDQQRAALAAAAGAGVSYVAYTSVPEPVSANPAVVVADHAGTERALRESGLRWTALRNNLYAHMQVSVVEQAAATGRLMTNSGSGAAAYVTREDCAAVAAEILTRGGYENQAVDVTGPEAVGALDLLRLARDLGGRDVELVDVDDHAFAVALGSAGLPEPVADLVTSFGAATRGGFLAGVSGVVADVTGRAPRPLADLVRTARTS
- a CDS encoding multidrug effflux MFS transporter → MTTENAVVPRAGDGAGAGAGHRVRVLVILASLSALGPVSIDAYIPGLPRLAESLHSPAWAVQLTVTACLAGLAVGQLVAGPLSDALGRRRPLLYGLSLYTGAGLLCGLAPTIWLLVVLRAAQGLGGAFALVIAYAYVSDLHEGKAAARYFSLLTLVTGLAPVLAPLVGAQLLQAWGWRAVFVATSVLSALVLAAGAGSLPESHPPHLRQERSWRRAGPVYGRLLRDRSLLGPVLANALSFAVMFAYIAGSPFVLQSLYGLGAGQYSLVFAVNACGLVAAAGVSGVLVGRLGARSLLRAGVTGSAAASVVLLVLALAGAGLWPVLAALFVAIAHVGLVLPNAPALVLRQRGSHAGAAAALLGCGQFLFGGLAAPLVGLPDAHDAVPMATVMAALALAALVVFVTLTPAATTEPHLRTSGDLP
- a CDS encoding catalase — its product is MTDKNPVRAFAEKAADALRGDGPPEGIPGRPGPETPTVAEPTEPREPLPPKPDQGTPETVSPTGQETGTDPRRMGQAGAYLTTAQGARLYDTDHSLKAGPRGPVLLQDHHLREKITHFDHERIPERVVHARGAAAHGVFKGYGTAASVTKAAFLGKDVETPVFTRFSTVLGSRGSADTVRDTRGFATKFYTTEGTFDLVGNNIPVFFIQDAIKFPDIVHAAKPHPDREIPQAQSAHDTHWDFVTLHTEATHHVLWNMSDRGIPRSYRMMEGFGVHTFRLVNAEGATTLVKFHWKPKLGVHSLVWEEAQITGGVDPDFHRRDLADAIEAGAYPQWELGIQTFPDNAEQMFEGIDLLDPTNIVPEELAPVQPIGLLTLNRNPSNYFAETEQVAFHPGHLVPGIDVTDDPLLAGRLFSYLDTQITRLAGPNFAQIPINRTHAPVNDMLRDGFHQDAVHTGVAPYRPNSLDGGCPFTAGADNGAFVEVPVTVPQSKKVREAPETFADHFSQPRRFWRSMSPVEREHIVSAYTFELGKCYEQAVKERGLQVLANIDPELCAPVAAGLGLPAPAPTVALEEVEPSPALSQVGRSWPTDGRMIAVVTDGQGDLDGVRAVRQAVLDGGMVPLVVAPAGGKLDAEGAEPVTVQRTFATARSIEFDAVLVAGVPGVGADAFGARDAKAAEPAAGAATDPRVLLLLDEAFRHGKAIAVWGGGQAVLEAAGIPAGAAGVVTAADGPAALAEVTQLLATHRVWERFAVAE